The region TAAATAACCGCTAATCGGCTTTATGACTGCAGTCGTAGCCTGCTTAGACGGGTCAACCGCACTTCCAGTGCATGTAAAACAATTGATAATACATCATTCAGTGTCCATACACTGTCATTGTTCTTGGTAGCATGTTTACACAGGGTGATATGCTGCTGAGAACTATGATTTTTTTAGGGAAGAGTCAAATGGCCGTAGATCGGGATGCAATGCTGAAACTGGCCGGCGGCTTTTCTGACCCGAGCGTGACCGCTTCGTGTATCTTTATGTAGCTGTCACCCTCTGGTCGAGAGagtcgccggccagtccgagccttGCATTCCGATCTATGGCCGATTTATACAGCTGTGTTACTGCGTCCCTAGGCCAGCTCATTCATTGGGTGAATGTTAGCCTGTTCCTCTGACTCATTATTGGGGGAAAAAAGTGTTCATGACAATTGACCACTATAAATGcccccttaaagagaatctgtcagcaggatttcacacccaaactatttatatgtgcatgtacctctttcaaagacaagtccagcaatacctttttaCCTAGACAGTcaattcctctgttactgagaaatcagccttTGGattgatctaccatagctcttcagcctcatttgtatatctgcagcctctgtcactccagctctattccccgccctgCGATGTCTCCACCTGCTTTACCAATCGGCGGTTGGTCTGCGTAGATGCCCCCTTACACTTTAACAATATACATTAAAAGAATCAAGATGAAGATCTTGAGAAAATTGATAACTGCCTGCCAACTTCTGGATATGTACCTTTTTTAGTTGCTGTTTATTGTTCTATTTTCTTGTAAGCCTCTTATCAGTTACTGCTCCAGCAGGGAGTGCCGTGTTATCAGCGATGGCCTTTTAACTTAATGATTCGTCTAATGGAAAATGGTCAGGAAAACTTGCGGTGCCATGTGGTGATATTGTAAATGTCCGTATATTATAGCAGCACTTTATACTTGTGTTACTGTGTATTGCGGCACttggtaagtggtaaaaaaaatctgcAGCAGTGGTAAGGGCTTATATGCATAATAGATGATGGTTAACACACACTAATAGCAGCCAAAGTACCCTTTCTATAGATACACCTACCTAAATATTGGGTCCTGTGATATCGGCACCAAGACGTTCTCAGCAGATCCTATACGTTGCTTGTTGCGGCTTTCATAGATTAGACTTGTGTTTCCTGCTCATCCCACAAATGATCAGAAGGACTGAGATCTGGAGAACATGGAGACAAGTCATCCGCTTGATCTTTCTCTTGTTCCTCAGACCAATCCTGACCAACCATTCTCCTGCTGAACGAGGCACTGCACTTGGGGAATACCTCAACAATGAAAGGGACATTAGTCTGTATAGCGTTGTGTAGTTGACACATGTCACATCTACATGATACCAGGATCTGAGGTTTCCAGCAGAAAGTTGCCCCATCACACTGCCCTCACCAGCTCATGTTCTTGCCACCCTGGTGCCATATTATTCCCGGTTGTCCACATGATGAAAAAAGAAAATGTTGTTAATCAGACAAGGCCTCCTACTTCAATGATCCAGTTCTGATGTCCACATGGCCATTGTGGGCATTTTCACCAGTGGCTTGGGGTCAGTAGGGAGAACAAGTCCTATTTTGATCCATCCGCAACACTTGgctatacaagtcaatgggaatccATGAAACGTGGATTCAAATCGGAATGCTTCGGTGTCTTACAGATCCACAGCTTAGTGATCCATTTTAATATAATCTGAATTAAAGGTTAAAAAAAAGTTTCAGGTGTCTTTTTCTTGGCTTGATAACAAACATTTCTTCAGTGAAGGGGGAAAAAGACATACAACTAGGATGACACCTTAGAAAAAATGCTGTCATGGATCTTTTAATAGTGCTGGGCTTAATGTAATAGCCTCCAGGGCCCAGGTGCGAATGCACCAGAGTATACAGTCCCTTGAAAAGGTGTTCATACCTCTTGAACTTTTTCAACAGTTTTTCAAGTTACACccacaaaaaaataaatgtattttattgggattttatgtgatataccaacacaaagtagcaagtacttCTGAAGTGTAAAGGAATTGATACCtggtttctaaatattttaaatatataaatatgaatattgtgacatgcatttgtattcagcccctctTGAGGTGAGATTTTTGCTCATTCCTCTTTGCACGTTCGCTCTCGCTCAGCGAGATTGGATGGAGACTTCTGTGATCAATTTTCAAGTCTTCCCACAGATTCTCAATCTGATTTAGTTATAGATTGTGACTGgaccttacacacacacacacacacacacacacacacacacacacacacacacacacacacacacacacacacacacacacacacacacacacacacacgtgttgaTCTAAACCCTCCAATGTAACTCTGagagtatgtttagggtcattgttctgctggaaggtgaacctatgtcCCAGTCTCAACTCTTTTGCAGCCTCGAACAGGTTTTCCTACAGGAGTGCACTTTATTTAGCTTcatccatcaactctgaccagcttccctgtccctgttggagaaaagcatccccacagcatgatgcttccaccaccatgtgtgacggtAGGGATGTTGTTTTCAGGGTGTTATGCAGTGTTTGTTTTCCACCACACATATTGCGGACATATTCTCcaccctgagctgtggatctctgcacctCCTTCAGTGACCATGAGCTTCTTGTctacttctctaattagtgctcttcttgcttgggatgtcagtttaggtggacgcccatgtcttggtaggtttgcagttgggcTATACTCCTCCcattttttggatgatggattgaacaatgCTGCGTCAGATGTTCAGCGCTTaggctatttttttttataatctaaCCCTGATTTACACTTCTCCATAACTTCATCCTTTACCTGTCTGGtgtgctccttggttttcatgatgtttGATCTCTAATGTTCTCACCCAATCCTCTGAGGCCTCCACAGATCAGCTGTAGTTATGGTGAGAATAAACTACACACAGGAGGACTCAATTTaccaattatgtgacttctggaggggaTTTGTCACTTaaaattttatttaggggtatcagactacagggggttgAATAAAAATGCATGTCACAATATTCAGATATATATTTTTAAGATATTTAGAAACCCCTGTATTTTCTTTACActccacaaatacttgctacttttgtGTTggcatcacataaaatcccaataaaatacatgagtgcaatgtgaaaaaatgtggaaaagctcACTGGATATGAATAGTTTTTCAAGGCTTGTGGCTCATCTAAATGGACCTTTTACACATTAATTTCATTATTTCTAGTCCTGAAATGCATAGATGGGAAGATAATAATTGCGATAGAGCCCTCCATGGATTGCTAGGGGAGGTGAGtgacaaatatatttttttccatctgTGACATGTAGACACTGGATATCTTGCCTATCCACCTTCCTTCTCTCGCTGTTGACTTTCTTCCCCCTCCTCCAGTTTTCAGAGCAGCTTTGTTGTGATACTATCTTAAGACAATTATGAGAAACTTCTCCTTTTTTCAGTTGTGGGACATATTTTTGTTCTTTAAATCAGGTCCAGGCATGTGACGGTATTGTGACATTCCTTCACATCTAGCAGGCAGCGTAAGATGAACTGCGTCTACTCGAGAAATGTCCGTGTCACAGAGGATAAAGAATCCCTGGAAACGTTCCATCTTGCCCTCATTTCTTTTATGGCCTTATaacttccagatttttttttttcttttatatgattAAAAAAAGTGTGTTCACTACATTTTCTGATATCCATTTCTCGCTGTTTATAGATATCTGCTTGCTCTCGATCACTTGGAATCTTTCACTGTTCACTTTTAATACATCTGTCCTAATCGTGTGATGGAAATGGCACAGCTCTGATTACTGTAGTGGACCGAGCCGTAGACCTGTGCTTCCATCGCAAAGAGAGCTAAACCATATTTATTGGTGATTTTCGGATTGTTTTTGTATTCTATTCGTTGCCCATTCGGTAATTCTCTCTTCCTCCCCAGCTCATAGGTGCGTTCATCCTGGCTATCGGGATCTATGCAGAGGTGGAGAGGCAGAAATACAAGACTTTACAAGGCACCTTCCTTGCTCCTGCCATCCTCCTCATCCTACTGGGAGTGGTCATGTTTGTTGTCTCCTTCATCGGTGTCTTGGCCTCACTCCGCGATAACCTGTGCCTTCTCCAAGTGGTGAGTGTTGTCGACATTCAGTCCGGTCTCCGTGACCGCGTTGTATCTGAATGTTTAACTtttacagtttttgttttttttgtagttcATGTATACTCTGGGGGTCTGCCTCCTGTTGGAGTTGACTGGGGGGATCATGGGCTTAATCTTTAGAAATCAGGTATGTATTATTTTTCGCCATTGTGCCCGTCCTACTGCGTGCCCATTGCTGTCAGTCATGATGTCTTTCTTTTACACCAGACAATGGATTTGCTGAATAAAAACATTCGGAAGGGAATCCAGAATTACTATGATGACCTCGACTTCAAAAATATCATGGACTTTGTGCAAAAACAGGTGACTGTTTCTTGAATTCTGTTCCGCCATGAATTTAATTAcataggtataaaaaaaaaaaaaaaaaaatagtaataggaATTAGTAGGGCATAAAAGATTAGATAATTGCTGGTATCCTCCAAAAACAGTGCCACATATCTTCAGaggttgtgtctggtactgcagctttaCATGGGGAAAAAAACCCTCCAAGGTCACATGAATGGGAGAAAACAAGACTGCACATGCAGATAAatgcaactttaaaaaaaaaaataaaaaatgtgtgtgtgtgtgtgtatgtatatatatatatatatatatatatatatatatatatatatatatatatatatatatatatatatatatatatatatatatataggtccttctcaaaaaattagcatatagtgttaaatttcattatttaccataatgtaatgattacaattaaactttcatatattatacattcattatccaccaactgaaatttgtcaggtcttttattgttttaatactgatgattttggcatacaactcctgataacccaaaaaacctgtctcaataaattagcatatttcacccggccaatcaaataaaagtgttttttaataacaaacaaaaaaaccatcaaataataatgttcagttatgcactcaatacttggtcgggaatcctttggcagaaatgactgcttcaatgcggcgtggcatggaggcaatcagcctgtgacactgctgagatgttatggaggcccaggatgcttcaatagcggccttaagctcatccagagtgttgggtcttgcgtctctcaactttctcttcacaatatcccacagattctctatggggttcaggtcaggagagttggcaggccaattgagcacagtaataccatggtcagtaaaccatttaccagtggttttggcactgtgagcaggtgccaggtcgtgctgaaaaatgaaatcttcatctccataaagcatttcagccgatggaagcatgaagtgctccaaaatctcctgatagctagctgcattgaccctgcccttgatgaaacacaggggaccaacaccagcagctgacatggcaccccacaccatggcattttggcatttccttctccccagtcttcctccagactctggcaccttgatttccgaatgacatgcaaaatttgctttcatcagaaaaaagtacttgggaccacttagcaacagtccagtgctgcttctctgtagcccaggtcaggcgcttctgccgctgtttatggttcaaaagtggctttacctggggaatgcggcacctgtagcccatttcctgcacacgcctgtgcacggtggctctggatgtttccacaccagactcagtccactgcttcctcaggttccccaaggtctggaatcggtccttctccacaatcttcctcagggtccggtcacctcttctcgttgtacagcgttttctgccacattgtttccttccaacagacttaccattgaggtgccttgatacagcactctgggaacagcctatttgttgagaaatttctttctgggtcttaccctcttgcttgagggtgtcaatgatggctttcttgacatctgtcaggtcgctagtcttacccatgatgggggttttgagtaatgaaccaggcagggagtttttaaaagcctcaggtatcttttgcatgtgtttagagttaattagttgattcagaagattagggtaataggtcgtttagagaaccttttcttgatatgctaatttattgagacaggttttttgggttatcaggagttgtatgccaaaatcatcagtattaaaacaataaaagacctgacaaatttcagttggtggataatgaatctataatatatgaaagcttaattgtaatcattacattatggtaaataatgaaatttaacactatatgctaattttttgagaaggacctgtatatacatatatatatgtatatgtatatgtatatatatatatatatatatatatatatatatatatatatatatatatatatatatatatatatatatatatatatatatatatatatatatatatatatatatatatgtgtatatatatatgtatctcaaggcttgagaaaggctcagttgagccgaaacgtcgctgagacatgtgagttcattaaagtcctgcatatttttctgaaaacggagtgctgcctgctttttttgaatattgattggagacgaccggtggacgggtggtctatgggcattgcacccgaagctaagtataaggagttgtgctgttccatttttttgggtaatatatatctatctatctatccatttccacaattggatgtgtttaaataaaatgttcctgtgctgagataatcttataaatgtgcccctgctgtgtaatggctgtgtctgtctGACCCTACAGGGACATGGTCTAATCATAACAcggctcctgggcaggagaggaagaaATAAGTATGTTCCTGTATGGTcggacacgaccattacacagtacacagcaggggcacatttataagattatctcggctcaggaacattttatttacacacatccaattgtggaagtttttATTATtcaaagatgtattgattaaaatcaacttttattcatgggaaaatccctttaaggctggtttcacacttgcgttttgatctgcagcgttttaaaaaaaaaacgcatgtgaaaaaaagcatgtaaacgcggcaaaacgctgcattttttagacgcatgcgtttttgcatgcagaaaaaaaccgcggcgttttgccgcgtttacatgcgtttttttcctgcgtttacgttttttaaacgcatgctgagaagtgtgtgacagctgccaatcatcaaaatcaactagaaaacccactataaacagacatagctagggttagggttaggatccctagtaaccctagggatcctaaccctaaccctaaccctagggatcctaaccctagggatcctaaccctaaccctagggatcctaaccctaaccctagggatcctaaccctaaccctagggatcctaaccctaaccctaagggttaggatcctaaccctaagggttaggatcctaaccctaagggttaggatccctagggttactagggatcctaaccttagggttagggttagggtccctagtaaccctagggttagggttttcttgttttttcttgtgtttagggttagggttttcttgtgttttcttgtgtttttctataaaaacacatgcgtttacatagacagcaatacatttttttgccgcgaataaacgcatgcgtttttttgcggcaaaaaaacgccgctagaaattactacaggttgcatttctgcaactaaacgcacgcgtcaaaaaacgcatgcgttgccgaaaacgcgtcaaaatgcatgctaaaaaacgcatgcgtttttaatgttaagtatagaaaaaaaacgcatgcgttttttagcgctaaaacgctgcagatcaaaacgcaagtgtgaaaccagcctaactccaTTGAATTGAATGGGCCTGTGCGGCAATACCTGTGGGTAGGTATAGCACTATTTTTGAAAGGGGGGGGGATGAaaaagagaggatggtatgtacatAGATGACGTATGATTATTTTAATGACACAAAATCTTTGGTTTCTAGTTCAAGTGTTGTGGCGCAGCAGAGTATACAGACTGGGAAAAGAATGAGTATCACTCTTGCTCAGCTCCCGGGCCTCTTGCATGCGGCGTGCCTTATACATGTTGTATCACCAACAAGGTAATGATATAATAACTGTGACCAGAAGTTCCTGGTATGAATGACTAATCTGCGGTGGGGATGAATCTGCATGCAGACACCATACTGGTATTTCTAATTTTTGTTTTTGCTTGTCTCACCATGGCTCAAGCAAACTCTAAGTGGGATTGTATGAGATCAGAAAAGCTTGCCTACTTGCTTCCAGAAAAAGCGCCACCCTTGGACCATGGGCTGTGACTAGTATTgcactcttctttttttttttttttgttttgtttgtttctaCAACGTAATGGTTTTCTCTGTCTGTCTTTTTCTATCAACTTCCACAAAACAAAAACCTCAAACTGTGGCATCCCGTCTAACGACATTGCATATTGCAGCAGTTTCAGACAAGTCCCAGTCACTACTTTATTCTCTCTTGCAGACAGTACTGATGAATACATTGTGTGGTTACCAAGCCATGAAGCTGAACGTATGTACTTGATGAGAGCATTGCTAGACTTTTAGATACTATTGTCTTGCATCTTAAGGGTTGTCCATTTTTTCaggacatttttatttattttttttacttaaattggGGCTAAAATTTTCTTAATTGGGTACCATTACACATTTTGCACCGTTTGTTTTCTATAGCCTCATTGTTTCCTGGCCGTAGGATGAGTTGACGGAGAAACGGTCAGGCAGCCCGGTATGATGGGGAGTATGTAACTCTTTCTACCAGTCTTTCTCTGAACTTCTCTTCCTGGTTTATGGTCATAAATCAACTTCAATgctgaatgtgcagggaaacaggGAGCCTGTGAAAATCAAatgatgcaacatttttaatgaagcccaattgccaaaaatatttttagtcccaaatgcatgcatttaaattaaaagaaaaaaattgtcccTGAAGGTGGACCTTGTCTTCATTTTCAATATTAATGAATTTTTACCTCTTTAATTCTAACTAGGAAGACTTGCATACTGTGCCCATACACTGTTAATGTCAATCATATGGGCCccatttactattattattattattattattattattattattattattattattattacatttgcaaatttttctttttgcttttttttttttgtgtaatggATTTTGGTATAATAGCAAAATTGTTTGAGGCCACGCTGTCAATCTCATGTCTTTAGCTCCGgcctaatgttttggtttttttttttctcccttttttctaCTATTACTGCTGTCATGTATGTTCTTTTTGACACCATGTCATCCCTCTCCTCTTCAGAGACAGGCAGCTCAGGAGTTTATCCACGTCAGAGGCTGCACGAATGCTGTCATTATCTGGTTCTTGGATAATTACACAATCATGGCTGGTGCATTACTGGGCATCCTACTCCCACAGGTCAGTGTGCACAGGAACCTGAACAGCCAAGTGGCCGTCTAGTCTTATTTGTAGACGGCGGGTCCCAATAGGGGACCCTTCTCTGACCTACGCTGAAATGGGGGCTATGGTCTGCAATTCTTGTGGCGACATCCATTTATCAGTGCTCTTAGTTTAAATGCCTTAGCACCAAATCTATATTAAGTACAGTTTTCCGCTTAGggggggttgtccattactttaaGGTTGGGTTCACTGTGCGTATTTGGTGTGGATATTGAGCACTTAAAAGCTGAATTGTTTCACAGTACCAGTAAAGAGGAtgaggttttttttaaatttaatctcATCCCCATGCTGTGCTTTtagttttttagggggggggggggggcgcgcatCAGAATCCATCTTGAAACTTTTTTAAGTGATTTTTACCCATTAATTTAATTGGAGATTCTACATCTGACCTGTAGTTTAAACTTGCCGTCTTTGCATTCTTTcgctgtgttttcttgaatttttttttgtgtgtgtttccacagcaaaaaatgcacaaaaggGCATGAATAAATATGGAAAATATGCACACATTTTTGCTGCATGAATGCTGGGGATCTCAAATTAGAAACAAGGGCATAATATttgcaccaaatacgcaacaaatcAACCTGGCATGGAAATTTAACCTTAATGGGCCCAGGGTAGTGCAAGAAATTAAAAAACCTACGCAATTAAAAACCGGCGCCTCCTCTCCTCTCCACACTCGGTACTGTGGTGAGGTGCCAATGCAGTAGGTGAatatggtgttttgattttttattcTTACACAACCTTAGACCCATTAATCACTGTATAATGCAAAGTTTTAAGTTTATAGTGTACGTCAGTACTTTACCGATTCCAAGATCTTTTTCCTGACTATGAAGCAGGCACGCACATCTTTATACCCTTAACCCGAAAGATTTCACAACCCTTAGGATGAATTTGGACATCCTTGTATCACGGTCTGGGTACGGAGCACAATGCACAGGTCTCCTAATCCAAACTCACTGGCCTTGCATATGTCTGAGGCTGGACTGGAGATATGACTATCTGCATTTAGAAGAATTAGGTGTATACAGGCTTTTCGACTGTAACAAGAACTGTATCTTTCACTGTGAGCAAGTGGAGATCTTGCAAATGGTGAAAAATGGAAGCTGTTGCATAACTCTTAATacagtgatttttatttttttatatagctctGGAAAACTTCTCAAGGATTTTAATTGTCTAGTATATGTTATCATTCCTGCTGGGCAAAAAAAAAGATGCGGTGGTCGATTTGGTCAAAAGCGGTGTCCTATGGCTGCACTTGTCCCCTAGTGAAAATAAAagcatatttttattaatttttgcttttttttctgtgatCCTGTTTGCCAACCATGAGCAATGTAGTATAGAAGCTAAATGCAAATcgggctggaagtgcactgggggcgtgtcattGCACTTGCATATTGATATGCCCTCAGTGCACTTCAGTTTGATTTGTCTGTGAATTGTAGCCTACATTGCCCATGA is a window of Ranitomeya variabilis isolate aRanVar5 chromosome 2, aRanVar5.hap1, whole genome shotgun sequence DNA encoding:
- the TSPAN15 gene encoding tetraspanin-15 — encoded protein: MANEEVRYCSRFPYLCLKFTLIAYCTIFWLIGAFILAIGIYAEVERQKYKTLQGTFLAPAILLILLGVVMFVVSFIGVLASLRDNLCLLQVFMYTLGVCLLLELTGGIMGLIFRNQTMDLLNKNIRKGIQNYYDDLDFKNIMDFVQKQFKCCGAAEYTDWEKNEYHSCSAPGPLACGVPYTCCITNKTVLMNTLCGYQAMKLNRQAAQEFIHVRGCTNAVIIWFLDNYTIMAGALLGILLPQFLGVLLSILYVTRVEDMIREWNSSADVLLEGESTQPEIEFSTVGCCRCYPGQESSA